The following proteins come from a genomic window of Vallitaleaceae bacterium 9-2:
- a CDS encoding MarR family transcriptional regulator codes for MDDNALRLDNQLCFPLYAASKEIIKRYRPYLDEIGLTYTQYLTLLVLWEHKELTVKQLGEKLFLDSGTLTPVVKKLEKQHWVRRRRLPEDERSVVVELTPEGWELKNKALFIPHAMAKEMNITEEEATILYQVLYKILGRTS; via the coding sequence ATGGACGATAATGCATTAAGATTAGACAACCAGCTTTGCTTTCCTTTATATGCAGCTTCTAAGGAAATTATAAAACGTTATAGACCATATTTGGATGAAATTGGATTAACATATACACAGTATCTTACGTTACTCGTACTATGGGAACATAAAGAATTAACGGTTAAACAGTTAGGGGAAAAGCTTTTTCTTGATTCCGGAACGTTAACACCCGTGGTAAAAAAGCTGGAAAAGCAACATTGGGTCCGTAGACGCCGATTGCCAGAAGATGAACGTAGCGTTGTTGTAGAGTTGACGCCAGAGGGATGGGAGCTTAAGAATAAAGCGCTCTTTATTCCTCATGCAATGGCCAAAGAAATGAATATAACTGAAGAAGAAGCAACGATATTATATCAAGTGCTGTATAAAATTTTAGGAAGAACATCATAA
- a CDS encoding SDR family oxidoreductase: protein MKALFIGGTGTISLSISKKLLELGWELYILNRGNRKHDLDGKNLHLIHGDINDEEQIHERIKDLTFDVVCDFIAFVPEHVQRDVRLFKERTRQYIFISSASAYQKPLSDYRITEGTPLSNPKWQYSRDKIACEEYLMTQYRESGFPVTIVRPSHTYDARSIPLGVHGDNGGWSVVQRILDEKPVIIHGDGTSLWTMTHSRDFAKGFIGLMGNLHAIGEAVQITSDESLTWNQIYQSIANACDRPLYAVHVASEFLDATSSYDFNGGLLGDKANSVVFDNAKLKRLVPEFVATTRFDQGIRESIDYHLSHEDMQKKDPEFDQWCDRVIEVIEQAKKSF, encoded by the coding sequence ATGAAGGCTTTATTTATTGGAGGAACTGGGACTATAAGCTTATCCATTAGCAAAAAATTACTTGAACTTGGATGGGAGCTATATATTTTAAATCGAGGGAATCGCAAGCATGATTTAGATGGCAAGAACCTTCATCTGATTCATGGAGATATCAATGATGAGGAACAAATACACGAACGTATTAAAGACCTGACATTTGATGTGGTATGTGACTTTATTGCCTTTGTACCAGAACATGTTCAGAGGGATGTACGACTTTTTAAAGAAAGAACGCGTCAATATATTTTCATAAGTTCAGCATCAGCATACCAAAAACCATTGTCCGATTATCGGATTACTGAAGGAACTCCATTATCCAATCCTAAGTGGCAATATTCTAGAGATAAAATTGCATGTGAAGAGTATTTAATGACCCAATATAGAGAAAGTGGATTTCCGGTGACGATTGTTCGCCCAAGTCACACCTATGATGCCCGCTCTATTCCGCTAGGTGTTCATGGAGATAACGGTGGTTGGTCTGTAGTTCAACGTATACTTGATGAAAAGCCGGTTATTATTCATGGAGATGGAACGTCCCTTTGGACGATGACCCATTCACGTGATTTTGCAAAAGGTTTTATAGGTTTAATGGGAAATCTACATGCCATTGGAGAAGCGGTTCAGATTACTTCGGATGAAAGTCTAACATGGAATCAAATCTATCAATCGATTGCTAATGCCTGTGACAGACCGCTTTATGCAGTACATGTTGCTTCAGAGTTTTTAGATGCAACAAGTTCCTATGACTTTAACGGTGGACTTTTAGGTGATAAGGCAAATTCTGTTGTTTTTGATAACGCTAAACTAAAGCGGCTTGTTCCTGAGTTTGTGGCAACAACACGCTTTGATCAAGGTATTCGTGAAAGCATAGACTATCATTTGTCCCATGAAGACATGCAAAAAAAAGACCCGGAATTTGATCAGTGGTGTGACCGTGTCATAGAAGTTATTGAACAGGCGAAAAAAAGTTTTTAA
- a CDS encoding FprA family A-type flavoprotein yields the protein MKPVEVSSGIYQLSVAVEDILFEGIWEIPKGVTVNSYIVKGEKTAIIDGVCGWDGVPETLIKMLDEINIDPKDIDYLVVNHMEPDHSGWIEDLKKITNDFKIVCTQKAAALMTHFYEHEENIMVVKEGDQLDLGQGRVLEFSEIPNVHWPETMMTFDTQSKTLFPCDLFGTFGLFEGHVFDDDFNPDTHPFFEEEGLRYYANVLATFSHQVKKAVEKSEALPVEVIAPGHGLIWRKNPQTIIDIYKRYIEYSLNHGKKEEVMILWGSMYGMTEKAVDHAVKYLTNKGLKVHAHRVPETSLGQVLTSALASATIIVAAPTYEYNMFPPVAMSLEEIGRKRIVNRLSYCFGSHGWAPGTVKEFNEIMERMRMKWNVVDSHIFKGEAKKDDYAKIDKDLERLVEEIHAL from the coding sequence ATGAAACCAGTAGAAGTAAGTAGCGGCATATACCAATTATCTGTAGCCGTTGAAGATATTTTATTTGAAGGAATCTGGGAGATTCCAAAAGGTGTAACAGTTAACTCATACATCGTAAAAGGTGAAAAGACAGCGATTATTGATGGTGTTTGCGGATGGGATGGTGTACCTGAGACATTAATCAAAATGCTTGATGAGATTAATATTGACCCAAAAGATATTGACTACCTTGTTGTTAATCACATGGAGCCGGACCATTCGGGATGGATTGAAGACCTTAAAAAGATTACCAATGATTTTAAAATCGTTTGTACACAAAAAGCAGCCGCTTTAATGACCCACTTTTATGAACACGAAGAAAACATTATGGTTGTTAAAGAAGGTGATCAATTAGATCTTGGCCAAGGACGTGTATTAGAATTTTCAGAGATTCCTAATGTACATTGGCCCGAGACGATGATGACATTTGATACACAATCAAAAACGTTATTTCCTTGTGACTTGTTTGGTACCTTTGGATTATTTGAAGGACATGTTTTTGATGATGATTTTAATCCGGATACACACCCATTTTTTGAAGAAGAGGGATTAAGATACTATGCCAATGTTCTCGCAACTTTTTCCCACCAAGTAAAAAAAGCTGTTGAAAAATCAGAAGCGTTACCTGTGGAAGTTATTGCGCCGGGGCATGGTTTGATTTGGAGAAAAAATCCACAGACAATTATTGATATTTATAAGCGATACATTGAGTACAGCTTAAACCATGGAAAAAAAGAAGAAGTTATGATCCTCTGGGGATCTATGTATGGCATGACGGAAAAAGCTGTTGATCATGCTGTTAAGTATTTGACAAATAAAGGTTTAAAAGTACATGCGCATCGTGTACCTGAGACATCCTTAGGGCAGGTATTAACCTCTGCCTTGGCATCAGCAACAATTATTGTAGCTGCGCCAACCTATGAATATAATATGTTCCCACCAGTAGCTATGTCTTTAGAAGAAATAGGACGTAAACGCATTGTTAACCGTTTGTCTTATTGCTTTGGATCTCATGGTTGGGCGCCAGGTACGGTTAAGGAATTTAATGAAATTATGGAACGTATGCGTATGAAATGGAATGTGGTCGATTCTCACATCTTTAAAGGTGAAGCCAAAAAAGATGATTACGCCAAAATTGACAAGGATTTGGAACGCTTAGTCGAAGAAATCCATGCATTGTAA
- a CDS encoding 50S ribosomal protein L25 — protein sequence MPVLKSEKRNEQLNGKQLRKNGIIPAILYGKNLEAPVKLQISESDAMQFLKKNSAGAQVELTVNGEKQLAMLKDVSRTVLSNNIEHIDFQALTAGEKVKVSAHINFLNGEKAPADALVSEYLQEIEYESLPQYLVDHIDVDLAGLQIGDSIQVKDLDMFKDDNYNVITPEDSTIVVLSLAKEESVESDENADAEVPVIGADEE from the coding sequence ATGCCAGTATTAAAAAGCGAAAAACGCAATGAACAACTGAACGGTAAACAACTTAGAAAAAATGGAATTATTCCTGCTATTCTATACGGAAAGAACTTAGAGGCTCCAGTAAAATTACAAATTAGCGAAAGTGACGCTATGCAATTTCTTAAAAAGAACTCTGCTGGTGCACAAGTAGAATTAACCGTTAATGGAGAAAAACAATTAGCAATGCTTAAAGATGTGTCTCGTACAGTTCTTAGCAACAACATTGAACACATTGATTTCCAAGCTTTAACTGCAGGTGAAAAAGTTAAAGTAAGTGCACACATCAACTTCTTAAATGGAGAAAAGGCACCTGCTGATGCACTTGTAAGCGAATACCTACAAGAAATCGAGTACGAATCATTACCTCAATATCTTGTAGACCACATTGATGTTGATCTTGCAGGTCTTCAAATTGGAGATTCTATCCAAGTTAAAGATTTAGACATGTTTAAAGATGATAATTACAACGTAATTACTCCTGAAGATTCAACAATCGTTGTTCTTTCATTAGCGAAAGAAGAATCTGTGGAATCTGATGAGAACGCAGATGCTGAAGTACCAGTTATTGGTGCTGACGAAGAATAA
- a CDS encoding ABC transporter ATP-binding protein, which yields MDNQKTLLEAIDLSKVYGTTIRNKVLHDLNFSIAREEFTSIIGYSGSGKSTLLNILGALDQPTQGKIIFDGVDFGQMNEDALAVFRNENLGFIFQFHHLLPEFTALENVLIPTWIKEGRSHNKRLKRAKELLELVGLKEYMNNKATNLSGGQQQRVAIARALINEPAILLGDEPTGNLDSESTQQVYRLFREINANLKTTIIIVTHNDHIAAKSDRVIELSDGRISRDYSNKILSEDDAFSQVAPDYCKYCGKQRQTKAGYVL from the coding sequence ATGGATAATCAAAAAACATTGTTGGAAGCTATTGATTTATCAAAAGTCTATGGAACAACAATTCGTAATAAAGTCTTGCATGATTTAAATTTTTCAATTGCGCGTGAAGAGTTTACTTCAATTATAGGTTACTCTGGCTCGGGAAAATCAACACTATTAAATATTTTGGGAGCGCTTGATCAACCGACACAAGGAAAAATTATTTTTGATGGTGTTGATTTTGGTCAAATGAATGAAGATGCGTTGGCGGTATTTCGTAATGAAAACTTAGGGTTCATTTTTCAATTCCATCATTTGTTACCTGAATTTACGGCTTTGGAAAATGTGTTAATTCCAACATGGATTAAAGAGGGAAGATCCCATAACAAACGCTTAAAGCGAGCAAAGGAATTGCTTGAACTTGTGGGACTCAAAGAATATATGAACAATAAAGCGACCAACCTCTCAGGTGGTCAGCAGCAACGTGTAGCGATTGCACGAGCGTTGATTAATGAGCCGGCGATTCTTTTAGGGGATGAGCCGACAGGGAACTTAGATAGTGAGTCGACACAACAAGTATATCGTCTGTTTCGCGAAATCAACGCAAACCTTAAGACGACCATCATTATTGTTACACATAATGATCATATAGCGGCAAAGTCAGACCGTGTCATTGAATTAAGTGATGGTCGCATAAGTCGAGACTATAGTAATAAAATACTATCAGAGGACGATGCATTTTCGCAAGTGGCACCAGATTATTGTAAATATTGTGGAAAACAACGGCAGACAAAGGCAGGATATGTTCTTTAG
- a CDS encoding FtsX-like permease family protein, translating to MMLFELKVALRFLREGRGQTVFILMGIAVGVAVQVFLNTLITGLQADLINQTVGSSPHVWIQGESEFDSETKLLEWESIMEIVDQREDIVAISPLVESNGFIVTTSEAVPVQIKGVKLEQADAIYKIINRLDVQTRELSGNQVLIGKGIADKYAIAREQSIRLSLPNGVVQNYSVAGIFDLGNEGSNATWVLLDLNQAQKIVGLGNRVSKIEMQIQEIFDAQVIDEDLEQRLANVEVGNWIDSNRSLLTALQSQSSSSIMIQVFVLLAITLGIASVLAVSVVQKSKQLGILKAMGTKNKHASRIFLLEGAILGFLGAILGAGLGIALVYGFLFGTSIETGTPLFALTVEYKSLIVIIVIAIVASTLAAAIPARKTARLNAVEVIRNG from the coding sequence ATGATGCTGTTTGAATTAAAAGTAGCATTGCGTTTTTTGCGTGAAGGACGTGGACAGACAGTATTTATTCTTATGGGAATTGCTGTTGGCGTCGCGGTACAAGTTTTTTTAAATACCCTGATTACGGGCTTGCAGGCAGACTTGATTAACCAAACGGTTGGAAGTAGCCCACATGTTTGGATTCAAGGAGAATCAGAGTTTGATAGTGAGACGAAGTTACTGGAATGGGAGAGTATTATGGAGATTGTCGACCAACGTGAAGACATTGTTGCGATATCTCCATTAGTTGAAAGTAACGGATTTATAGTTACGACTTCAGAAGCGGTTCCGGTACAAATAAAAGGCGTCAAACTAGAGCAGGCAGATGCGATTTATAAAATTATTAATCGTTTAGATGTACAAACCCGTGAGTTAAGTGGTAATCAAGTACTCATTGGAAAAGGGATTGCAGATAAATATGCAATAGCTAGGGAACAAAGCATTCGCTTATCCCTACCCAATGGTGTAGTTCAAAATTATTCAGTTGCCGGAATCTTTGATTTAGGCAATGAAGGAAGTAATGCAACATGGGTGCTTTTAGATCTCAATCAAGCGCAAAAAATTGTTGGATTAGGCAACAGGGTATCAAAAATTGAGATGCAAATTCAAGAAATCTTTGATGCCCAAGTAATAGACGAAGACTTAGAACAACGTCTGGCAAACGTTGAAGTAGGTAATTGGATTGACAGTAATCGTTCCTTATTGACCGCGCTTCAAAGTCAAAGTTCGTCTTCCATCATGATACAGGTCTTTGTACTATTGGCTATTACACTTGGAATTGCCAGTGTGTTGGCAGTTTCGGTCGTTCAAAAATCAAAGCAGCTAGGCATATTAAAAGCCATGGGAACAAAAAACAAACATGCCAGTCGTATCTTTCTACTTGAAGGGGCGATATTAGGCTTTTTGGGGGCAATATTAGGTGCCGGACTAGGCATTGCATTGGTCTATGGTTTTTTGTTTGGAACATCGATAGAAACAGGGACGCCCCTATTTGCTTTGACGGTTGAATATAAGAGCTTGATAGTGATTATTGTAATTGCGATTGTAGCAAGTACCTTAGCGGCTGCAATTCCGGCAAGAAAAACAGCGCGCTTAAATGCTGTGGAGGTGATACGTAATGGATAA
- a CDS encoding efflux RND transporter periplasmic adaptor subunit yields the protein MKKKLSIGLIIFVIVASGTLVYYSQMPKKVAGYTVSTGDYEEGISAVGYVEYEIETSIQAEVSGKLNEIYIQEGDKVAQGAIIASIDDVKARQMYQDLEGALVLAQSRYEDYLKNYEAALRNVSQQRQTKNIEIDGYKLAQQQLDTELIKLQQLYDEGVISYSELESVKNEQEVIENNIEVGKASLNALNNPALISKELKASVDVAKEQLDQQALELNKYSIHSPFEAVILDIYINQGELVQAGQDIMQIGLANKKVVWVEVDEKYIGTLAIGQEAMLTAEAYADQTFTGRITGFDSQVNKETGTIGVKVEVVEGREALIRNMSVRVEVITTSLNDVVLIPGDYLYGDNPTTVLVINAQGRVETRPIKIQNQNKEMIYVMDGLAPQDIIVAPLDIAPGDRVEIQEVINDAV from the coding sequence ATGAAAAAGAAATTGAGCATTGGATTAATTATTTTTGTCATCGTAGCAAGTGGTACATTGGTGTATTATAGCCAAATGCCAAAAAAAGTGGCTGGATATACAGTGTCAACAGGTGATTATGAAGAGGGAATAAGTGCAGTAGGCTATGTTGAATATGAGATTGAGACATCAATACAAGCGGAGGTGTCAGGAAAACTGAATGAGATTTATATACAAGAAGGGGATAAGGTTGCTCAGGGAGCCATCATTGCAAGTATTGATGACGTAAAAGCACGTCAGATGTATCAAGATTTAGAAGGGGCTTTGGTGCTGGCGCAATCAAGATATGAAGACTATCTTAAGAATTATGAAGCTGCTTTGCGAAATGTTTCGCAACAGCGACAGACAAAAAACATTGAAATAGATGGATATAAGCTAGCCCAACAACAGTTGGACACGGAACTTATAAAACTTCAGCAGCTTTATGATGAAGGCGTGATTTCTTATTCTGAATTAGAAAGTGTCAAAAATGAACAAGAGGTTATTGAAAATAATATTGAGGTGGGAAAGGCATCGCTAAACGCACTTAATAATCCTGCATTGATTAGCAAAGAATTAAAGGCTTCTGTTGATGTGGCAAAAGAGCAACTCGATCAACAAGCCTTAGAGTTAAATAAATATTCTATACATAGCCCGTTTGAAGCTGTGATACTTGATATTTATATTAATCAAGGTGAACTGGTTCAAGCCGGACAAGATATTATGCAAATAGGGTTGGCAAACAAAAAAGTCGTATGGGTGGAAGTGGATGAAAAATATATTGGTACTCTTGCCATCGGTCAAGAGGCGATGTTAACAGCAGAAGCCTACGCTGATCAAACCTTTACGGGACGCATCACAGGTTTTGATTCTCAGGTCAATAAAGAAACGGGGACGATTGGCGTCAAAGTTGAGGTAGTTGAGGGAAGAGAGGCATTGATTCGTAATATGTCAGTACGGGTTGAGGTTATAACTACAAGTTTAAATGACGTTGTTTTAATCCCAGGTGACTATCTCTATGGAGATAATCCAACGACAGTTCTTGTCATTAATGCACAAGGACGTGTAGAGACGCGACCAATCAAGATTCAAAATCAAAATAAAGAGATGATTTATGTTATGGATGGATTGGCGCCTCAAGATATTATTGTCGCGCCTTTGGATATAGCACCTGGAGATAGGGTGGAAATACAAGAGGTGATAAATGATGCTGTTTGA